The DNA window TCGCCGCCGCCGCGCCCGTCGTGGCCCAGACCGGACCCGACCTTAGCTACGCAAATCCTGTCGCAGGCAATTGGCGCTATGGGCCGACGGCGACCGGCAGCGAGGCGGCGTTCGTGACGGCCGCCGGAGGCCCGCAATTGATCCTCCGCTGCACGCGCGCGACGCGACGCATCGCGATCATCAAGCCGGCGCCTGCTGCCGCACCGAACCTTTGGGTGTGGACCAGCCTCCAGGCGCGGAGCGTTTCGGCAACCTTCGATGCGGCGACAGGAAGGGCCAGCGCCGAACTTACCGCCTTCGATGGGTTGTTTGATGCGATGGCGTCGAGCCGCGGGCGCATCGGATTCAGCACGCCCGGCACAACGCCGCTGGTCGTCCCGGCATGGGGAGAAGTCGCGCGCCTTGTCGAGGATTGCCGCGCCTGAGCCTGGACCCTGCTCCCGGCGCGAAGCTGCGAAGTCTGACCGAATCTTGCGCGAATACAAGACTTGTCTTGCAACTGCGGAAGACGGATGTTCGTTTCGGCTTCAACGCAGCGAAAGGAGGTGATCCGATGTCTCATGGTTCAGCAGGGAGGTCGGAAAGGGGTGTTCGTAGGCCCTAAGAGCTGACGAACGGCCACACCTTCTGGCCGCTGACCATGTCGAAGGGCATCGCTGCTTAGGCAGCGGTGCCCTTTACATTATCTGCAGTAGCGAAGTTCTGACTTCATTAGGGAACCGGAACGGCTTTAAAGTGTCTTTCGCTCCAACAACGGAGGGAAACGAGAAAATGGCTAAATCCGCACGGAAATCCTCTTCTGGTTCCAATTCATCCAAATCTTCGTCGCAGGGGTCCTCGGGCTCCGAAAACACGGTCGACAAGCTCGCCAAGGCAGCGATGAGCAAGGAAATGCTCGCTGCCGGCCTTGCCGCCGCAGCCGCGGCGATCAGCGCCAGCCCTGCGGCGCGCAAGAAAATCCGCGACGCCGGCCTCGACGCCGCGGACACCGCCGAGCGTGCTGCCGGAAGCGTCCTGTCAAGCGCGACCAAGCTCGGTTCGATTATCGCCGAAGCGGTTGCCGACGCGGCCCAGCGCGTGATGAGCGGCAAGTGGACGGGCGAATCGGGAAGCGGCGGCTCAAGTTCGTCGGCGCGCGGCAGCTCCGGTCGGTCGAGCGGCGGCGCGTCGTCGTCCGGTTCGTCGCGGAGCTCGAAATCCAGCTCGTCCTCGTCGCGCGGCAGTGCGTCGAAGGCATCGGGCAGCGGCGCATCGCGGTCGCGCAGCAGCGCCTCGAAATCTGGGGCGAGCAGTTCGAAGTCGAGCGCCAGCGGCAGCAAGTCGGGCACCTCGCGTGCGAAATCGTCGAGTGCCGGGTCGAGTCGCTCGAGCGCCGGCAAATCTGCTGGCAGCAAGTCGACGTCGTCGCGCAGTAGCTCGGCCAAGTCGGGCGGCGCGAAGCGCGGCGGCAGCAGCTCGCGCGGGGGCCGCGGCTCCAGCGGCGGCACCTCGGGCAGCGGCAATCCGGGCGGCGGGAACTCCTAAGCCGCTCGATCCTCGAACTGCAGGCGAGCCAAGCGCGCGTACAACCCTCCGCGCGCGCTTAGGCTCGCATGCGTTCCTTCCTCAACGATCCGGCCGTGGTCCATCACGACGATGCGGTCGGCAGCGCGCACTGTCGCAAGCCGATGCGCGATGACGATCGTCGTCCGCTCCTCCATCAGCCGATCGAGCGCGTCCTGCACCAGCCGCTCGCTTTCAGCGTCGAGGGCCGATGTCGCTTCGTCGAGCAGCAGCAAGGGGGCATCGCGCAGCAGCGCCCTCGCGATCGCAATGCGCTGGCGCTGACCACCTGAAAGCCGCGCGCCGCCTTCGCCCATGAATGTGTCGAGACCTTGGGGCAGCGCGCGCAGGAACTCCTCGGCATTCGCATCCCGCGCCGCTTGCCACAGCTCGTCTTCACTGGCGTCCCAATTCCCGTAGCGAAGGTTGTCGCGCGCCGTCGCGGCGAAGATCACCACCTCCTGCGGGACCATGGCGATGCGCTGGCGGACATCCGCGGGATCGGCGTCGCGCAGGTCGACGCCGTCAAGCAGCACGCGCCCGTCAAGCGGGTCGTAGAAACGCTCCGCGAGCTGGAAGAGCGTTGTCTTGCCGGCGCCCGACGGTCCCACGACGGCAAGCCGTTCGCGCGGCGTAACTGTCAGCGTGAAGCCGTCCAGCGCGGAAACTTCCGGCCGGGTCGGATAGCGGAAGCTGACATTTTCGAACGCAAGGCTGCCGGACGCCGGCTCGGGAAGCCGCTTCGGCTCCGCCGGCGCTCGGATTTCCGGCTCGGCGTGAAGTAGTTCGGACAAGCGCTCCGACGCGCCGGCGGCGCGAAGCAGGTCGCCATAGACCTCCGACAAATTGCCGAACGCGCCGGCAAGCAGGCCGCCGTAGAGCACGAACGCCGCGATCGTGCCGCCGGTGATCTTGCCCGCTGCGACCTCGATCGCACCCTGCCAGATGATCAAGGTGATCGCCCCGAAGATCAGGAAGATGACGATTGCAGTCATCACCGCGCGCACCAGGATCCGCCGCTTCGCGGTTGCGAAGACATTTTCGACCGCCGCGGTGAAGCGGGACGCCTCGCGCGCCTGCTGGTTGAATGCCTGGACGATCTTCATCGCGCCGAGCACCTCGCTCGTGACCGTCCCGACGTCGGCAATCCGGTCCTGGCTTCGCGTCGAAATCGTGCGCACCCGCCGGCCGAGGATGGCGATGGGCAGGACGACCAGCAGCGATGCGCCAAGGATCATCAGCGCCAGCTTCGGCGCAAGCGCCAGCAGGATGCCGATGCAAACGATTCCAAGGATGGTGTTGCGAAGCGCCACCGACACCGTCGTGCCGACGACCTGTTCGATGATTGTGGTATCGACGGTGATGCGCGACGTGATTTCCGCCGGCCGGTTCTCCTCGAAGAAGCCTGGAGACAGCCGCAGCAGGTTGCGATGCACGGCAAGCCGAATATCGGCGACGGTCCGCTCGCCGATCCACGAGACGAAATAAAAGCGGACGGCAGTCGCGAGCGCCATCACGCCGACCAGCAGCAGCAGATACTGGAACCAGCGGGCGATATCGCGTCCAGTGCCGCCGCCTGCGCTGAAGCCTTTGTCGATGATCAGCTTGAAGGCGTAGGGCACGCCCGACGTCGCCGCGGCGGCGACCAGCAGCGCCAGTGCTGCAACGGCGATATGCCCTGGGTAGCGGAGCGCGAAGCTCCACACCATCCGCAGGTTCTTGATCGATCGGCCCTTGGGTCGGCTATCTGGGTTGGCGGCCATGCGCGCTCCCTAACAGCGGTGGCGCGACCCCTCAAATCGTCTAGGTTCATCGCGGAACGTGGAAAGGGTAGGGCCGTTTCGATGGTGATGGATTCACACGCAACCAGGCTCCGCCAGCTCGGACGGGTGCTCGTCTGGATCGGCCAGTTCATCGGCGGCGCATTGGTCGTGCTGGTGCCCGTCGCCATCGTCGTGTTCGACCTCGACATCCTCCAGACGACACTGGTCAGCCTTGTCCTGATGGTCGCGGTGATCGGCATGGTGCTGGCCGGCGACCGGCTCGCGCGGCCCGCGATTGATCCAACCCTCGTCCGTCCGGAAGGTGAGCCGGACCGGCGCCTGGAGGCGCTCTCCGACTCTTACGTGGAACGGATCGATCGGCCGAAGCGCTCGCGCGCCAAGGTCTAGGCCGAGTCGAGCTTATCCACAGTCAACTATCGCAGTGCAGCAGCTGCGGCGCAGCATCGCTTGCCTGTGGAGCAAAGCAACGCCACATCTGTTCTCCTTGGGGGCAGTGGAAGAGGTTGAATGCTTTACGACGCCTATGAAGTGCAGCGCTCGCTTCTCGCAGGTGCGAGCAAGCTGGCCGGAATGGGCGCCGGATGGCTGAACAATCCCGCAAATCCCCTCGGCTACAGCGCCATGGGGCCGATGGTGGCGGCCAGCCTCGAGGTCTTCGCCCATGCATCGGCTCCCCGTGGCAAGCCGGAGTTCGGCATTCATAGCGTGAAGGTCGGGCGCAAGGACGTGCCGGTCCATGAAGAAGTGGTGCTCCGCAAGCCTTTCGGGCAGCTGAAGCATTTCGCGCGCGAAGGCGGCGGCAAGGGTCCGCCGCTGCTGATCGTGGCGCCCATGTCCGGCCATTATGCGACCTTGCTGCGCGGCACCGTCCATCGGATGCTCGAAAGCGCCGACGTCTACATCACCGACTGGCGCGATGCGAAGCTGGTGCCGGTCAGCGAGGGCAGCTTCGACCTCGAAGATTATGTCGATTACCTGATTGAGTTTCTCGAGCATATTGGTGAAGCCACCGGCGAACGTCCGCACATGCTCGCCGTATGCCAGCCGTCGGTTCCGGCCTTTGCGGCGACTGCGGTGATGAACGCCGCAAAGAACCGCTGGCGTCCGAAGACGCTCACCATGATGGGCGGGCCGATCGACACGCGTAAGGCGCCAACGGCGGTCAACACGCTTGCGACCGAGCGTCCGCACGCCTGGTTCCAGAGCAATGTGATCGCCACGGTGCCGATGATCTATCCGGGCGCGGGGCGGAAGGTCTATCCAGGCTTCCTCCAGCTCGCCGGGTTCATGACCATGAACCTCGGCTCGCACCTCGTCAGCCATTGGGAGATGTTCAAGCATCTTGTCGTCGGCGACGAAGAGAGCGCAACGGCGACCCAGAAATTCTATGAGGAATATCGTTCCGTCTGCGACATGACGGCGGAATTCTACCTGCAGACCGTCGACGTCGTGTTCCAGCGGCACCTGCTGCCCGACGGGCAGATGGAGCACCGTGGCCGCATCGTTGACCCGGCTGCGATCCGCGACACAGCGCTGCTCGCGATCGAAGGCGAGCGCGACGACATTTCGGGGATCGGTCAGACGAAGGCCGCGCTCGACATCGCGACCAAGCTGCCGGCTGCGAAGAAGCAGTACCTTCTTGCGAAGGAGGTCGGCCACTACGGCATTTTCAACGGCCGCAAGTGGCGCGACAGGATTGCGCCTGTCGTTGAGAAGTTCATCGCTGCCAACGATTAAGCTATTGAACTTGCAGGATTGAATCCCATCTTCCGCTCAGTTTCAACAAGCGAAAGGAGGTGGTCTGATGTCTCATTGTCATATGCCCAAAGCGGCTAAGGTGAGCGCAGCCTCCAATGGAGTGCGTGCTTAACGTCAGGCCGCTTTCTTAGGCAGGACAATGGAAAGGCCGTCCGGGGCTCCCCGGGCGGCCTTTTGATTATGTGCCGCCCCGCGCGCGCACCGGGCGCAGCACCGTCAGCGACACCAACGCGCCCGCCGCCGCGACGGCGGCCGCCACCAACATGGCATTGCGGAAGCCGGCGAACAGTGCATTCCCTTCACTTGCGAGCACGGAGCCGAGCAATGCTGTGGCGATGAGGCCGCCGGCCCGGGCGACGGCGCTGTTGAACCCTGAAGCCATGGCGACATGCTGCTCCTCGACCGAGCCCAGCACGGACGAGGTCAGGGGTGCCACCGCGATCGTCATTCCTGCCGCCATCACCAGGATGGCGGGGAACGGACCCGTCCAGTAGCGGCTCTCCGGCGTGATGAGCAGGGCCATGGCTAACCCCGCGGCGACGACAAGCGGCCCCGCAGCTAGTTGGACACGCGCGCCCACGCGCGCGGCGACGCTGCCCATGGTCGGCGACAGCAGGGTCATCAGGATCGGCAGCGGCAGCATCGCCAACCCCGCCTGCGATGGCGAGTAGCCGCCGCTGCTGATCAGCACGTACGGGATCAGCAGCATCGCCGAGCCGAAAGCGCCGTAGAGCAGGAAGGTCAGCAGGTTCAGGCCTGAAAAGCAGCGGTTGCGGAACAGGTTGAGCGGCATCATCGCGCGGCTTCCCCGCCGGTGCTCGATGAACAGGAACAGGCCGAACAAGCCCACTCCCGCCGCAAGCGACAGGACGGCGGCACCTGTGAAGCGGCCCACCGCCGACCACAAGGTCAATCCGTAAGTGAGACCGCCGAGCGAAAGCGTCGCAACGACAGCGCCGCCATAGTCGGTGCGTCCGCCCGCACCTTCGCGGCTCTCGGCAACGAACCGGACCGCGAGAACGATCGCCCCAAGCGCGAGAGGAAGGTTGATGTAGAAAATGGCCGGCCAGCCGACGTTCGCCACAAGCCAGCCGCCGATGAGCGGGGCCAGGGCGGCAGACGCCGCGCCGGCAGCCGCCCAGATGCCCACGGCCCGGCCGCGCTTTTCACCGGAGAAGGCGGCGTTGAGCAGCGCCAAGCTGTTCGGCAGCAACAGCGCTGCGCCAATGCCTTGGCCGGCACGCGCGGCGAGCAGGAGCGGGAGGGTCGGCGCAAGGGCGCAGACCAGCGAAGTGACTGCGAAGATGGAGGTGCCGACGACCAGCAGCCGACGTCGTCCAAAGTGGTCGCCGAGCGCACCGCCGAGCAGCAACAGCGCGGTCAATGGCAGAAGGTAGGCGTTCACCACCCACTGCACGTCCTGCGCCCCGGCCGAATAACTCTCGCGAATTGCCGGGAGGGCGACGTTGAGAACTGACCCTTCGACGAAGCTCAGGCTCGACGCGAGGATGCAGGCGACGAGCGTCCACCGGGGATCAGTATCCGCTGATCTCCCCGCCAGCCGGCTACGCCCCCCGGCGCGGTTCAATCGACGTGTTCGGCCAATGCCGCTTCGACCATCCGGCGCCACGTTTCGGGGTCGCCTTCGGCGG is part of the Sphingomicrobium sp. genome and encodes:
- a CDS encoding ABC transporter transmembrane domain-containing protein translates to MAANPDSRPKGRSIKNLRMVWSFALRYPGHIAVAALALLVAAAATSGVPYAFKLIIDKGFSAGGGTGRDIARWFQYLLLLVGVMALATAVRFYFVSWIGERTVADIRLAVHRNLLRLSPGFFEENRPAEITSRITVDTTIIEQVVGTTVSVALRNTILGIVCIGILLALAPKLALMILGASLLVVLPIAILGRRVRTISTRSQDRIADVGTVTSEVLGAMKIVQAFNQQAREASRFTAAVENVFATAKRRILVRAVMTAIVIFLIFGAITLIIWQGAIEVAAGKITGGTIAAFVLYGGLLAGAFGNLSEVYGDLLRAAGASERLSELLHAEPEIRAPAEPKRLPEPASGSLAFENVSFRYPTRPEVSALDGFTLTVTPRERLAVVGPSGAGKTTLFQLAERFYDPLDGRVLLDGVDLRDADPADVRQRIAMVPQEVVIFAATARDNLRYGNWDASEDELWQAARDANAEEFLRALPQGLDTFMGEGGARLSGGQRQRIAIARALLRDAPLLLLDEATSALDAESERLVQDALDRLMEERTTIVIAHRLATVRAADRIVVMDHGRIVEEGTHASLSARGGLYARLARLQFEDRAA
- the phaZ gene encoding polyhydroxyalkanoate depolymerase, which translates into the protein MLYDAYEVQRSLLAGASKLAGMGAGWLNNPANPLGYSAMGPMVAASLEVFAHASAPRGKPEFGIHSVKVGRKDVPVHEEVVLRKPFGQLKHFAREGGGKGPPLLIVAPMSGHYATLLRGTVHRMLESADVYITDWRDAKLVPVSEGSFDLEDYVDYLIEFLEHIGEATGERPHMLAVCQPSVPAFAATAVMNAAKNRWRPKTLTMMGGPIDTRKAPTAVNTLATERPHAWFQSNVIATVPMIYPGAGRKVYPGFLQLAGFMTMNLGSHLVSHWEMFKHLVVGDEESATATQKFYEEYRSVCDMTAEFYLQTVDVVFQRHLLPDGQMEHRGRIVDPAAIRDTALLAIEGERDDISGIGQTKAALDIATKLPAAKKQYLLAKEVGHYGIFNGRKWRDRIAPVVEKFIAAND
- a CDS encoding MFS transporter, coding for MNRAGGRSRLAGRSADTDPRWTLVACILASSLSFVEGSVLNVALPAIRESYSAGAQDVQWVVNAYLLPLTALLLLGGALGDHFGRRRLLVVGTSIFAVTSLVCALAPTLPLLLAARAGQGIGAALLLPNSLALLNAAFSGEKRGRAVGIWAAAGAASAALAPLIGGWLVANVGWPAIFYINLPLALGAIVLAVRFVAESREGAGGRTDYGGAVVATLSLGGLTYGLTLWSAVGRFTGAAVLSLAAGVGLFGLFLFIEHRRGSRAMMPLNLFRNRCFSGLNLLTFLLYGAFGSAMLLIPYVLISSGGYSPSQAGLAMLPLPILMTLLSPTMGSVAARVGARVQLAAGPLVVAAGLAMALLITPESRYWTGPFPAILVMAAGMTIAVAPLTSSVLGSVEEQHVAMASGFNSAVARAGGLIATALLGSVLASEGNALFAGFRNAMLVAAAVAAAGALVSLTVLRPVRARGGT